AACATTTGTCTGAAGAAATTAAGATTGAAGTACTGGCCAAAAAAGCGGTCCTATCACAGTTTTATTTTCAACGTCTCTTTAAAAGGTTGGTAAAGAAATCTGTGAACGAGTATATAAAGCTACGACGTCTTGCAAGAGCGTCTGAGAAATTAGGAGATCTCAATAAGAGGATTATAGACATTGCGTTAGATGTTGGTTTTTCATCTCATGAAACGTTTACTCGTGCTTTTAAAGGAGCATATGGCATAACACCCGAAGAATACCGTACTCACCCTGTTCATCTAAATCATATTATGAAACCTGAATTATTGTTAAAGTATACGGTGATTGATTTAGGTGTTCCTTTGATTATAGATAGTGTGGTTCTAGAAATAAAACGTAAGACGCTTGATGTGGCTGAGACATATATGGGTCTGTCCGGTCAAGTCCCGATCTCTCAAACACCTATTGGAGAAGCGACTGGTATTGATGAACCTGGGCAATTATGGGACACCTTTCATAGTATGGCATCACGTCTTCCACACCTTAAGACAGACGGTAAAGAAGTGGGTGTTTCCTCAATAGGTGAGGAGGGTCACAACACATTCTCTTATTTTGTTGGGGGTGAGGTGAGCGCTACTTCTTTTGATGCTGGAGAGTTTGTGACATGGTCGTTACCTCCTGGGGAGTATGTGGTATGTTGTTTTGAAGCAGAAAACTTTCAGCTATTGACAACTTTAGCCCTTAGTCAAGCAATGAATTACCTTTTTGGAACGTGGCTTGTTAACCATCAGTTGGAAATACATCCCTTTTCAGTAGAAAAATATTATAAAACTAACTCGGATGTGGCATATATGGAAATATGGGTTAGACCAGTAGAAAAGTAATCTCGTTTTAGATTAAGAAATGAAACAATTCGGATTGTGCGGATTTGAGTTAATCAGTCATTTAAAAAAATACAAGAAGAGACGGACAATCTATGAATTAAGACTAGTAACATTGGGAACTGAACTTTAAGAAACGGATGAGATATATGACCATTGGTGATTTGTAATAGATTATAATTAGTAAACATTATAATGGTATTTCATGAAAAGGAAATAAATATATTTATTTAGATGTTGAGCTCTTCCACTTATTAAATCAAAAGCGTCAGTAAGGACAATTTTCTTTCCTGACGCTTTTTTGCTTGGTAACGTTGCATGATTCAATTTTTTTCAAGTTGACAAGAAATAAACATAAACTGCTCTTAAAGTGATAACTTGGGTTAGTCTTTCATGATAGTGAACCTATTTTATCCCAGATAACCGCCCCTAAAACGCTCGTGTCATAGAGAGAAGAGAAAAATTTAGATAGGCGGGAGGTGCAATTTCAACGTGACTCAGCAGTTGAATGCCTTTAAGTAGAGGAACATCCTTCTGAAGCCTTTAAAATAATGGAAGCCTGCACAGCTCAATACTTTATTTAATAACCTCTGTTAAAAACGAAGCTTCAATCAGTGGGAGTTTTTGGTCATCTCCCAAATGTCTGATTAGATATTCACGAGATTGGAAAAACATGTTAAGATAAAAAGGTATTAAAAGGGACTGGTGGAAAGATATGATCCGCACATTAAACCACTAGGAACGACAATTACGATTCAGCCTATAGTTAAAAAGACAGGCAGTGAGTACTAAAAGTTAATTTATCATCTAACTTGATATGTGAATGAACATGTACGTTAAGAGAATAGATGAAGCATCAGTTAAGTGTGTATCCGTAAGCAAGATGGATGCACACTTTTTTAAATTTGGGCTACAAGGGACGGTGTTTTAATCTATTTTTAACCTAGAAAAAGGATAGAATTTAACCTTGCCTGTTTATACTTAACTTATAAATGGAGAGGAAGGTAAGGTGTCTTAGATGGAAGATAAAAGAGAAATTATTTTCTGAAACGTCATTAGGTATGAAACAGCGGCTAGGTATAGCGAGAGCCATGGCTCATCAGGCAAAACTATTGTTACTTGATGAACCGACAAATAGATTAGATCCACATGGAATAAAAAAAGTAACGTCAGCAGCACATTCTATGAAGTATTAAATATTGAGCAAATTCAGTAGAGGGGAAGGATTCTAATGGAAAAAATAACATTTATTATCGCCATTGTTTCATTGGGTGGCGCACTGGTAGTTTTCATAGCTAACCTTCTTAACTTTGGACTCAAAGGCGGTATATTAAATAAAGGACGTAAGTCTACTAAATGGGTAATTGGGTTATTTATTGTTTATATTATTAGTTTTGCAATGTTTATTTTTATTAGCTCCAATTAGATTTACACGAATAAAAAGTTTGTACACAAGGGCATGAGACAATTACCCAGGTTGTAAGAATCGTTTATAATGAAACGCACTTAGAACATTATTTAATGTGAATAGAGGCGGATATGTTATAGACAAATGACAATCTTAGTTTTGAGATCGAGCACAACGAAGTAAGGAAGACAAGACGTTAGCGGGATACTGATAACGTCTTGTCTATAAGAGTTAAAACGAGTCAACATTACGATATGATAGGGACACATAATTCACAATAACCGTTGTTAATCATCCCAAACGAATACCTTTCTATAACTGGTTTGTTTTCAATTTGGTACCCATTGTTATTAAGAAAAGTTCCGATATTAGCCCATGCACTTTGAACATCTTCCGGGGTGTGTTTGACTTTGCATATAACATATTTCCCCTCAGCAAGTTCATTTTCTTCGATCGAGTCATCAAGTTGATAGTCTTTTGAAATCACAATACATGCATCATACCTACAGCTCTCAGGAGGTGTGGTCTCAGGGTTATCTTGAGGAATCCCAAGTATTATAGCTGACTTTAGAAGATTTTCCTTCGCAGCCCATTTTTTTAATCTTTCCATTGCTTGAATGTTAGCAGAGCCATATGGACCAGTTTGCCTTACATATGCAATGCGGTACTTTGGAAATGTTTCAATGTTAATAGTCATTGTTTTGCTCCTTATCCATTCATAGTTGATGTACATCGAATGTAACATGGTATAAAAATATAGTCATATCATTTTTTAAAATTTAAGAATGAATGGTTAACACGAACAAGTGACTAAAGACAAAAAGTTTCTATCATTTGGGCTTTTTTTAAAGGGGTTCGTTGAAAGACGGTGACTCCTAGAAGATGAACGGAGTTTGAAGATGCATTGATGCGAGAGTTTTTATCACAGTAACCGTCCACCTTTAGTGGAAGATCAATGTATGAGTAAGTGTATATGTATTATGAAATTAGGTCGAGTGGATGTCTCACATGATAACGTTCAGACAAAAATTAGTTTTGAAATAGAAAAACGACTGAATGAATAGATCAGTCGTTTTAATCGTCCCCACAACATTATTTAATGACAATGACTAGGCGTCAAATACTTATGACTTCTCGCTTGGGAAAACCGTATAAGACATAGAATAGATAAAATCGATGAGAAAAATGACTCCCCACAGCATGCCAATCGCATACATCGTTTCGTTAGCATATGGAGAATTGGCAGCTGTTCCGGCTTCTATCCAGGAAAAATCTGTGAGGTAGCTGACCATTTCAGTGAGATCGCTTGTACCTATGAACCACAAAAAACTTTGTCCTAAGAGAAAGATGAGTAAATGCACTGATGCACTAATGCGATATTTTTTAGCTAAATATTTTGGGTTTTTATTACGCTCAAGGATAGCGTAATCTTTTTCTGTAAGTAATTCCACGTTACGAAGTTTTCCAATTTTACGGCGCATCCATCGGTCGAGTCGAAGAAAGTCAAAGATACCAAAGGTACACGCATAGATCACAAAAAGGGTAATGACTATTTGAAAGGCGGAAAATTCCCCAGTATGTGTGTAGATCAAAAGACCGAGTAAAGCTTCTAGGATGAGAAGAACGAGAAAAGTAATAATAAATATGAAGCTAACGTGCTTTCTTCCTAAAAAGTAGCGAAAAAATCCAAAAAGAAGTAACGAAATAAGAGAGAGAATTTCTGCCAAAATAAAGATCTCCCATTGATAATCTAAAAAGAATGTCATCGGACAGCTCCCTTCGTGAGGTTAATAATTGTTTTTAACATCTGTTTTATGTTTGTCATGGTAATCTGCTGCTTCCTCAATAAATTGAAGAACTTCAGGATCAAGCGGGTAAAAGCCTGCCTGAGCGGAGGCTTCTTGTGATTTTCTGATCTCCCAAATTTTATCGGAGAATGCTTGATTCGTTCCAAAAGTGGCTTTCTCTTTTTCAAGCATACGTCTAATAATACTTTGAACTTCATCCGCGGCAATGCCTTTAGCCATATGTTTTTCTAATTGAGCTAATAATGCTATCCACTCCACTGTATCTGGATCACCTTGATTCATATTTGGTAAAAGGTCCAATAAGGCTCTTTCTTCGTTGTCAAATGTCTCCTTTAAAAACTGTTCTTTCTGAGATAGGTTGTTTTCATATAATCGAATAAGTTTTTGTAAATGAAGGAGGTCATTTTCCCCCTTTAATATAAATTCATTCATAAGGCCACGAAGTAATTTCTCTACTTGTTCGATTTTTTGTTTCTCCTGTAAACAGTAGTTCAATTGCTTTTGTAATTGATTGTACCAATCATCATTTTCGTCAGTTAAAAGACGTTTAATGTCCTGTAAACTAAACCGCAATGTTTTTAAAAATTGAATGCTTTGTAATTTTCTAATTTCATATTCACCATATAGTCGATGCCCACCGTTCGTTTTCCCTGAAGGCTTTAACAAATCAATATGGTCATAATGTCGTAGCGTTCTCACTGTAACATCTGTCTGTTTAGACACCTCTTTAATAGAAATCATAGAAAATGCTTTGTCCTCCTAATGTTAATTAGTCCTTAAATACTTTAAAGGGTTAGCCAGTAGCGTACTAGGTGGGGAGCTTAATCAGATGAGCAGCACGTCACCTGATTTTTCGATGTTTTAACTTACAGAAACGAGTTCACCGCCTTGTTTTATTATACAAAATGACGTTACGTCACTTTCAATAGTTAATTTCGTTTAAATTAACGTAGCTGAGCATGTAAAATAGATAACCGTCCCTAAACTTCCCACTGTTGAAGGCATTTTACCCCACTCTTAAGGGGAAGGAAGCTCCCCACTGAATGAAGCTTAGCTTTATTTCTTCACTTTTTAACCGTATTAAAAATACCAAATGTCCGATTTTTACAAGTCATAATGGATTTATTCCTATAAAATGAATGGTAATTTCATATGAAGGGAGATAGTATAACAATGTGTGAGCTAGATAATGTACGTTTGTTAGTGACTAAATTTGCAGATTGTTACCGATTCTATAAAGATATTCTCGGGTTTAAGGTAACATGGGGTGACAGCAGAAGTGGTTATGTAAGTTTTGAAGCTGGTAAGAATAAAGAATTCGCTATTTTTGATCGTAAGGCGATGGCTGAGGCGGTAGGGACAACTGTGTTACCAACAGTTATTCAGGCACAAGATCGTTTTGCATTAATTTTTAAAGTGGAAGAAGAGTTAGAACAGATGATTATTCGCCTACAGTCACAAAATGTAGACATCGTTAGCGGGGTTCAAGATAGACCTGATTGGGGTATTAAAGCAGTTCATCTTAGAGATCCAGATGGCAATTTGATTGAAATGTTTTCCGAGTTATCAAAGGATAAATGGAACCGTGATCTACTTGAAGAAGATAAAAAATTTAACTAAGTATCACAGATAATCGTCCGTAAACCCCGCCTCCAATAGAGAAGAAAGCAAACTCTATTTAGGCGGGAGATAACGGTTGCTCATGTCATGATGTACTCAACGGCCAATCAGTGGGAGAAGAACGAAAGCTCTCACTGATTGCAGAGGATTATAACGAGTTAATTCAATACTCCTTTGTTAAAGGATAGTTCACATCTGATAAACATGCATCTAATTTTTCTTGAATGCTTTGAGGATTAAGATGCTGACCTATGAACAAAAATTCAGTTAAATATTCAGAGGTCGAACGTTTCGCATAGAGATGTTCTTCTGACATAATTTCAACTGAAGCACCTACTTGAGAAATAGTATGACTCTCACGTGCAAAAGGAGTATAACACCCCCCTTTTGTTCGCAGGATACCTTCAGGCAGATGTGAAAAAAAAGCTTTAATCTGACTTAAGGAAGCAGGAGAGTTACTTTGATAAATAAATGTCTCTATTCCGTAATCCCCCACTAGTGCTAAAGGACTTTTCGGTTTGAATGCTTGCAGTTGATGGCGGTAAAGGTAGTCTGCCTTGTGTTCCTCAGGCCAGATTGTATCACCTATGGAAGTAGTATGCTTGTTAAAATTAGCATGCGTCATAATGTTTGCCAAGGGATTGAGCTTTTTAAGAAACCAAATCAGTTCATTCACGCGTTCTTCATTTAGCCGGTATTCATTGGATATATAGAAACTATCGGCCAATTCTAATTGATGAACAAGTAATTCTCCTATTGTATGATCGACCGTTTCTTCATGAAATATCGACTCAGTATGAATCGTATCCTTTGATGAGTATTGAAACCAAAAGTTTACAGCATCTATTACATGAATGTGGTGTGAGACTTGAAAAATAGGTGCTTTCTTTTGATTGTCGTAGAGAAGTAAATCTAAATTAGAATCATACGCTTTAGTTACGATGATTTCTTCCACATCTTTCTGACTTTGAATATGATACAACAGTGCCATCAGCTCGTCATAAGAAGTTGCTTCCATATCATGAAAGACTTCTGTCACCGGTGTTTTCTGAAAGTGAGGGCCTTCAGCATCATACTTATATATCCTATTTGGATCACGGAATTGGATCACTTTTTTTGTATTAACCTTATATCGATTGAGCTGTTTAATAAGTGAGATTTTTTCTTGCTCATCCATCCCAGTTACGAGTGTTATCGGTAATGAAAAAGTGTCAGTCATTGTATCTCTCCTTAAAGAGAATAAAGGTGGTTTAGGCATTGGTTAAGTAAAAAATCATAGGAATTACCAGCTTGATTTTTTCACACCTGGCAGTTGCCCTTTATGTGCTAGTTCTCTAAACGCAATTCTTGAAAGTTTAAACTTACGTAATACAGCACGAGGTCTTCCGGTCATTTCACACCTTCTCGTCAAGCGAGTAGGGGAGGAGTCTCTAGGTAATTTTCTCAATGCTTCGTAATCACCTTTTTCCTTTAACTCCCTTCGTAAATCTGCGTATTGAGCCACGAGAGCTTGTCGTTTTCTTTCCTTTGCCACCATCGATTTTTTAGCCATATATATCATCCTTTCATTGATTAAATCGAAATTATTACGATTTATGGCATTATCATACCGTAAAAATTCAATGAAGTAAAGAGCAAACAAGTTGCCGTTTTACGTGCTATGACTTTATCACAGATAAGTGTCCATAAACCTCCCTGCTCAAAATAGAGAGGAGAGGTAACTCTATTTAGGCGGAAGATAACGGCCACTAATGTCCTGATTCACTCAACGACCAATCAGTGGTAGAAAAACGAATACTCTCACTGATTGTCGTTTTATTAAGTGCTAAAGTGTAGGTGGGAATTGCTTTTATTAAACGATGACAATGAGGAGTGATGATGATAAACAAGTAGTGGTTTTAACATTAGTTGTGGTGTCATTTTTCACTTGAGAAATTGTGAGGATAGTTATGTGAAGCTTTATTTTACTAAGTTTGACCATTTAAAGAGAGGGTAAAGGAGAAGCGTGAGGGAGAAAATGAAGTAAGAGAGAGTTGAAAGGTGTGAGAAAGCCAACAGCTAAACGAAATGTAAAATTTTCTTGGGATCGTTTCTTTTAGCATAGCTAAATGTCCTTCCAAATACTATTGGTCTTTGGACTTTCCTTCATATTACAGGTTGTTGGTGAGGTGAAATCATGTTTGATGCATGCCTAGGTAAAGAAACAAGTGGCAAAAGGATTGGCGAAATCATATAGCCTGATGAAAAGCCACTTGTTTCCTAAAAAAACCGAGTTATTATGGTTATTTTAATCCATTTTTCCAGCAGCCAAATCTTTGTTGAATTCTTTTTCAAACTCTTTTCCTTGCTCACTTTTTGGCTTCCAAAAGCGTCCGATCTCTTCTAATGTTCTGTTTTTTGTTTCAGGTACAATCGTCATAACAAAGGCGAAGCAAATGACGTTGATAACAGCGAACATCCAAAAAGTGAAGGCGCCCCCCATATTATTGATTAAAATCGGTGTGAACTGACCGATTGCCCAGTTCGCTCCCCAGAGGAACATAGTGGCAATACCAACAGCTTTAGCACGAAGGTGGTTAGGAAAAATTTCTGGAATCATAATCCAAGGGATAGGTCCCATTGAGACGCAGAATACTGCTGTAAAACCAGCTATAAAAATGACTAGTAATGGGCCACTATTGATAGGTTCAAAGTAGAATACGCTTCCAATGAGCACCATAAAGATTGCCATAAGGCTTGAGCCAATGGCCATTAGTTTCTTTCTTCCCAATTTATCAATTAATAGTAGCGCCACAATAGTAAACGCAACTTGCACACTACCAATAATACTTGTGGCAAGGAACTCTGTGTTATTCTCAAAACCAACACTTCGGAAAATATCTGGTCCATAGTATGTGACGGCATTCATCCCAATTACTTGATTAAACAGGGCTAAGAAAATACCAACTCCCATTGCCATACGCAAGCCAGGCTTTAACAGTTGTTTAACAGATGAGCTTTTTTCCGTTTCGATTGAGATTTTAATTTCCTTTACTTCCTGCCTTGCGACTGTTTCACCATTTATGCGCTTTAAGGTTTGAAATGCTTCCTTTTCTCTAGCTTTTTGCATTAAAAACCTCGGACTTTCAGGAATGAAGAATAACAGCACAAAAAATATTAAACCTGGAAAAACACCATAGCCTAGCATCCATCGCCACCCTGTTTCTAATCCCCAAGCATAACTACCGCTGTTAGCAACCCCATAGTTAATGTAAAATGTCGCGCAAATACCAAATATAGTAAATAATTGATAAAGTGACCCAAGTCTGCCGCGGATATTTGGCGGTGCACATTCACTGATATATGTAACAGATAAAGCGGAAGCAAACCCAATTCCAAAGCCCCCAATAATCCGCGCGAAAATTAACATCGTCACACCAGTTGCAAAAGCAGAGCCTAGTGCAGAAATGATAAATAGGACTGCTGATAAAAACATAATATTTTTTCTGCCATACTTATCACTTAAGAAGCCAGACAACGCTACCCCAAGAACTCCACCGATCATTACACAAGAAATAACCCATCCTTGCATCGCCGGTGATAGGCTATACTTTTCAGCAAGAAAACCAATAGCACCTGAAATAACCGCTGTATCAAAACCATACATCAGTCCAGCGACTCCTGCAGAAACTGCAATTAAAATAACATACCAAGATGAATGTTTCTTTTCTAACATGATTTGTCCTCCTCATGAATTAAAGTGATTTCTTTCCATGTGCTGTTTTGTCATATCATTCTTTTAACTCTCTCCCTCTAATGATTGCGCTTTCATGATTATTAATTTAACATCGGATGACTGTAAGGAAAGCGTTTTCTTCTTCAGTTTGTTGTCATTATCTAGACTATTTTGTTAAAGACAACATTCGTCTGGAGACTTTTAAAGATTTGATGATTGATCATGAAACGAACACACCAATTAATTGGTGTGTTCGTTCACCTATATGAGTCAATTTCATATGATGTTACGAATAATAGGCAATAAATCATTAATAGGCGGATGATAACCGAACCTGCAATCAGTGGGCGGTGTCGTTCTTCCACTGATTGGTCGTGTCGTTAGTGAATCCGCACATTATCGTCCGTCTGAAGTGAAGGCCACAGTCATTATTCAAATGTTGACATTCATCTAGTTTATAAATAAATGAGCAATTTTTTCATTCGACAAATGATAAAAAGTATTGAGCGATCATACACTCAATACCCTTTTCAATCTAACCACGCTAAATAGATTACTGGTGATATTTACTTCTATAGTCAGTGGGGCTTAAACC
The genomic region above belongs to Bacillus sp. A301a_S52 and contains:
- a CDS encoding AraC family transcriptional regulator codes for the protein MHSWEQIQKTVDYIEEHLSEEIKIEVLAKKAVLSQFYFQRLFKRLVKKSVNEYIKLRRLARASEKLGDLNKRIIDIALDVGFSSHETFTRAFKGAYGITPEEYRTHPVHLNHIMKPELLLKYTVIDLGVPLIIDSVVLEIKRKTLDVAETYMGLSGQVPISQTPIGEATGIDEPGQLWDTFHSMASRLPHLKTDGKEVGVSSIGEEGHNTFSYFVGGEVSATSFDAGEFVTWSLPPGEYVVCCFEAENFQLLTTLALSQAMNYLFGTWLVNHQLEIHPFSVEKYYKTNSDVAYMEIWVRPVEK
- a CDS encoding GyrI-like domain-containing protein, which codes for MTINIETFPKYRIAYVRQTGPYGSANIQAMERLKKWAAKENLLKSAIILGIPQDNPETTPPESCRYDACIVISKDYQLDDSIEENELAEGKYVICKVKHTPEDVQSAWANIGTFLNNNGYQIENKPVIERYSFGMINNGYCELCVPIIS
- a CDS encoding MerR family transcriptional regulator, yielding MISIKEVSKQTDVTVRTLRHYDHIDLLKPSGKTNGGHRLYGEYEIRKLQSIQFLKTLRFSLQDIKRLLTDENDDWYNQLQKQLNYCLQEKQKIEQVEKLLRGLMNEFILKGENDLLHLQKLIRLYENNLSQKEQFLKETFDNEERALLDLLPNMNQGDPDTVEWIALLAQLEKHMAKGIAADEVQSIIRRMLEKEKATFGTNQAFSDKIWEIRKSQEASAQAGFYPLDPEVLQFIEEAADYHDKHKTDVKNNY
- a CDS encoding VOC family protein, with the protein product MCELDNVRLLVTKFADCYRFYKDILGFKVTWGDSRSGYVSFEAGKNKEFAIFDRKAMAEAVGTTVLPTVIQAQDRFALIFKVEEELEQMIIRLQSQNVDIVSGVQDRPDWGIKAVHLRDPDGNLIEMFSELSKDKWNRDLLEEDKKFN
- a CDS encoding GTP-binding protein, producing MTDTFSLPITLVTGMDEQEKISLIKQLNRYKVNTKKVIQFRDPNRIYKYDAEGPHFQKTPVTEVFHDMEATSYDELMALLYHIQSQKDVEEIIVTKAYDSNLDLLLYDNQKKAPIFQVSHHIHVIDAVNFWFQYSSKDTIHTESIFHEETVDHTIGELLVHQLELADSFYISNEYRLNEERVNELIWFLKKLNPLANIMTHANFNKHTTSIGDTIWPEEHKADYLYRHQLQAFKPKSPLALVGDYGIETFIYQSNSPASLSQIKAFFSHLPEGILRTKGGCYTPFARESHTISQVGASVEIMSEEHLYAKRSTSEYLTEFLFIGQHLNPQSIQEKLDACLSDVNYPLTKEY
- the rpsN gene encoding 30S ribosomal protein S14 — protein: MAKKSMVAKERKRQALVAQYADLRRELKEKGDYEALRKLPRDSSPTRLTRRCEMTGRPRAVLRKFKLSRIAFRELAHKGQLPGVKKSSW
- a CDS encoding sugar porter family MFS transporter; amino-acid sequence: MLEKKHSSWYVILIAVSAGVAGLMYGFDTAVISGAIGFLAEKYSLSPAMQGWVISCVMIGGVLGVALSGFLSDKYGRKNIMFLSAVLFIISALGSAFATGVTMLIFARIIGGFGIGFASALSVTYISECAPPNIRGRLGSLYQLFTIFGICATFYINYGVANSGSYAWGLETGWRWMLGYGVFPGLIFFVLLFFIPESPRFLMQKAREKEAFQTLKRINGETVARQEVKEIKISIETEKSSSVKQLLKPGLRMAMGVGIFLALFNQVIGMNAVTYYGPDIFRSVGFENNTEFLATSIIGSVQVAFTIVALLLIDKLGRKKLMAIGSSLMAIFMVLIGSVFYFEPINSGPLLVIFIAGFTAVFCVSMGPIPWIMIPEIFPNHLRAKAVGIATMFLWGANWAIGQFTPILINNMGGAFTFWMFAVINVICFAFVMTIVPETKNRTLEEIGRFWKPKSEQGKEFEKEFNKDLAAGKMD